In Mesorhizobium sp., one DNA window encodes the following:
- a CDS encoding MurR/RpiR family transcriptional regulator: MNENSVIDPSRHPMGEGQETFEALRSRIRSRFEALSPHLQRIARAALEQPNVFALSTIATIAGELGVQPSTLIRFAKEFGYGGFSEIQRIFRLRLIEGAADMREQVYQRQGARPPADLGAILQSSIAALQASLEELKGSIATEDLGEAVTMLEGAGHVYIAGLRRSRAIATYFAYGLTRSEKQCSLLDFGGGMAAQQVANMKPDEVLVAIAFPPYSEPVVDVVVDGHLSGKQVLAITDSAQSPLARHANLAFFVDNAATGQFRPISGAIALVQTLVSSLGHEKST; encoded by the coding sequence TTGAATGAAAATTCAGTGATCGACCCGAGCCGTCATCCTATGGGCGAGGGGCAGGAGACGTTCGAGGCGTTGCGCTCTCGCATCCGCTCGCGCTTCGAGGCGCTCAGCCCCCACCTGCAGCGTATCGCCCGCGCCGCGCTCGAGCAGCCCAACGTGTTCGCGCTGTCAACGATCGCCACGATCGCGGGCGAGCTCGGGGTGCAGCCCTCAACGCTCATTCGCTTCGCCAAGGAATTCGGCTATGGCGGTTTCTCCGAGATCCAGCGCATCTTTCGCCTGCGGCTCATCGAGGGGGCGGCCGACATGCGCGAGCAGGTCTACCAAAGGCAGGGCGCCCGCCCGCCCGCCGACCTCGGCGCGATTCTACAGAGTTCGATCGCCGCCCTCCAAGCCTCATTGGAGGAACTCAAGGGTTCGATCGCCACCGAGGACCTTGGCGAGGCCGTCACCATGCTGGAGGGCGCCGGCCACGTCTACATCGCCGGGTTGAGGCGATCGCGCGCCATTGCCACCTATTTCGCCTACGGTCTGACGCGCTCCGAGAAACAATGCAGCCTGCTCGACTTCGGCGGCGGCATGGCTGCGCAGCAGGTGGCGAACATGAAGCCGGACGAGGTGCTCGTGGCCATCGCCTTCCCGCCCTATTCGGAGCCGGTCGTCGATGTGGTGGTTGACGGCCATCTGAGCGGCAAGCAGGTGCTGGCAATCACCGATTCAGCGCAGAGCCCGCTTGCCCGCCACGCCAACCTCGCCTTCTTCGTGGACAATGCGGCGACCGGGCAGTTCCGGCCGATCTCCGGCGCCATTGCCCTGGTGCAGACCCTGGTCTCGAGCCTCGGCCACGAAAAGTCGACGTGA
- a CDS encoding cupin domain-containing protein — protein sequence MTGIFVPASGRGEFWTGERCYITELHNCDQSPEASLALARVEPGVTTQLHRLDGVSERYIVRKGEGILEVDGVRQMLGAGDQAVIPAGAAQRIENTGDRDLEFYCLCVPRFHPASYVSLEV from the coding sequence ATGACAGGAATTTTCGTCCCGGCGAGCGGCCGGGGGGAGTTCTGGACCGGGGAGCGCTGCTACATCACCGAGCTTCACAATTGCGACCAGTCGCCGGAGGCTTCGCTCGCGCTGGCGCGCGTCGAACCCGGCGTGACGACGCAGCTTCACCGGCTCGATGGCGTCTCCGAGCGATACATCGTCCGCAAGGGCGAAGGAATATTGGAGGTCGACGGCGTGCGCCAGATGCTGGGAGCCGGCGACCAGGCGGTGATCCCGGCCGGTGCCGCCCAGCGGATCGAGAACACCGGCGATCGCGACCTGGAATTCTACTGCCTGTGCGTGCCGCGGTTCCACCCGGCCAGCTACGTCAGCCTCGAAGTCTGA
- a CDS encoding BMP family ABC transporter substrate-binding protein, whose product MGFIRTYLAAAALGVAAMVTNADAADKLFVYVSPDPIGVNAFLKMGKTGIEAAGKTYGADVKTYESKTAAERLDNVNAAINEGANIVVLLGFEFNDIVKEVAPTAPDVQFLIVDQCLDELPDNVHCAVFREYEASYLMGVAAGMLTESKKVGVVGALDIPFLHRYTDGYAQGVKSVASDVEVDIRWVGGENPFADPVRAKEQAVAMRAAGSDVIFTATAGGDYGVFEAAKEGNFKIFSVDVNHCPELPGHIIDMTLKRVDTAMVTAIGRILDGEKKTVASLGLKEGGMDAMALDDAELATSQCEVAKHPEVVEKMRSVAASIIDGSLKLEDPMFAK is encoded by the coding sequence ATGGGTTTTATCAGGACATATCTCGCGGCAGCTGCACTGGGCGTCGCTGCCATGGTCACGAATGCTGACGCGGCGGACAAGCTGTTCGTCTACGTGTCGCCCGATCCGATCGGGGTCAACGCCTTCCTGAAGATGGGCAAGACGGGCATCGAGGCGGCCGGCAAGACATATGGCGCCGACGTCAAGACCTACGAGAGCAAGACGGCGGCCGAGCGGCTGGACAATGTCAATGCCGCCATCAACGAAGGTGCAAACATCGTCGTGCTGCTCGGTTTCGAGTTCAACGACATCGTCAAGGAGGTCGCGCCGACCGCGCCGGACGTTCAGTTCCTGATCGTCGACCAATGCCTCGACGAACTTCCAGACAACGTGCATTGCGCCGTCTTCCGCGAATATGAGGCGAGTTACCTGATGGGTGTCGCCGCCGGCATGCTGACGGAATCGAAGAAGGTCGGCGTGGTCGGCGCGCTCGATATCCCGTTCCTGCACCGCTACACCGACGGCTACGCCCAGGGCGTCAAGTCGGTCGCCTCGGACGTCGAGGTCGACATACGCTGGGTCGGCGGCGAAAACCCGTTCGCCGATCCGGTGCGCGCCAAGGAACAGGCCGTCGCCATGCGTGCGGCGGGTTCCGACGTGATCTTCACCGCCACGGCGGGCGGCGACTACGGCGTGTTCGAGGCGGCCAAGGAAGGCAACTTCAAAATCTTCTCGGTCGACGTCAATCATTGCCCGGAACTGCCCGGCCACATCATCGACATGACGCTGAAGCGGGTCGACACCGCAATGGTCACCGCGATCGGCCGCATCCTCGACGGCGAGAAGAAGACCGTCGCCTCGCTCGGCCTCAAGGAAGGCGGTATGGACGCCATGGCGCTGGACGATGCCGAACTGGCGACGAGCCAATGCGAGGTTGCGAAGCACCCGGAAGTGGTCGAGAAGATGCGCAGCGTTGCTGCCAGCATCATCGACGGCTCACTGAAGCTCGAAGATCCGATGTTCGCCAAGTAA